A window from Acidimicrobiia bacterium encodes these proteins:
- a CDS encoding class I SAM-dependent methyltransferase → MDNDYTPSFARAYDGQYAKDRDPSGDRTFYLELARRTGGPILEVGCGTGRVLLPIAQEGFECVGLDASESMLEVARGKGLPADLRFVLGDARSFDLAPQRFALIFSAFRAFQHLYTVDDQLAFLDRARHHLAPGGLLAFDVFDPNLDYIAKGGLAEYLDIEWTEGDLSMRRYTRVTHNHRTQVLHAVFRVEGWRENKKVSEDTNDIRLRWFYRFELEHLLARAGYEVVERYGDFDGTPIGEGNELIFVARP, encoded by the coding sequence ATGGACAACGATTACACGCCGTCCTTCGCCCGGGCCTACGACGGCCAGTACGCCAAGGACCGTGATCCCTCCGGGGACCGAACCTTCTATCTGGAACTGGCCCGGCGTACGGGCGGTCCCATCCTGGAGGTGGGTTGCGGCACCGGCCGGGTGCTCTTGCCCATCGCCCAAGAGGGTTTCGAGTGCGTCGGCCTGGATGCCTCCGAGAGCATGCTGGAGGTCGCCCGTGGCAAGGGCCTGCCCGCCGATCTACGTTTCGTCCTCGGCGACGCCCGCTCCTTTGATCTCGCCCCCCAGCGCTTCGCTCTCATCTTCAGCGCTTTCCGCGCCTTTCAGCATCTGTACACCGTGGACGATCAGCTCGCCTTTTTGGACCGTGCTCGCCACCATCTTGCTCCCGGGGGCCTGCTGGCCTTCGACGTTTTCGATCCCAATCTGGATTACATCGCCAAAGGTGGCCTGGCCGAGTATCTGGACATCGAGTGGACGGAGGGGGACCTGTCCATGAGGCGTTACACCAGAGTCACCCACAACCATCGCACTCAGGTCCTGCATGCCGTCTTCCGGGTCGAAGGCTGGCGCGAGAACAAGAAGGTCTCTGAAGATACCAACGACATCCGTTTGCGCTGGTTCTACCGATTTGAGCTGGAGCACCTGTTGGCCCGTGCCGGTTATGAGGTGGTGGAACGCTACGGCGACTTCGACGGGACCCCCATCGGAGAGGGCAACGAGCTCATATTCGTGGCCCGCCCCTGA
- a CDS encoding adenylate/guanylate cyclase domain-containing protein translates to MTETDPTGAGTTGERSAVADVLRVIIRAPADLDATLQTILDHAVRLCRADKGFVYLRDGDVYRHRVDRGAPPEVVDFNIANPIHPTRGTITGRTVIERRAVHIPDIFEDVEYEYWEAQRLGGFRSLLSVPMLLDNDVVGVVSVWRSELQPFDDAEIELVSVFADQASLAFETSRLVATVERQRRELARYLPSQVADLLTSSDNEELLAGHRRDITVVFCDLRGFTAFSSTAEPEEVIGVLADYHEHMGRLIVEAGGTLSDFAGDGLMVYFNDPEPMEDHIDRAIAMARRMQSAFLPLSEEWQRSGHDLGLGVGIATGFATLGRIGFEDRFHYGAIGSVVNLAARLCGEAAAGTILLSQRTRAGATDVEETLEIGPLELKGFSQPVPAFKIETAP, encoded by the coding sequence ATGACCGAGACGGATCCAACCGGGGCCGGAACGACAGGCGAGCGCAGCGCTGTGGCAGATGTGCTCCGAGTGATCATTCGAGCTCCTGCCGACCTCGATGCCACCCTGCAGACGATCCTCGACCATGCAGTTCGGTTGTGCCGGGCCGATAAAGGTTTCGTCTACCTCCGCGACGGTGACGTCTACCGACATAGGGTCGACCGGGGTGCACCCCCGGAAGTCGTGGACTTCAACATCGCCAATCCCATACACCCCACTCGGGGCACCATCACCGGTCGCACCGTTATCGAGCGTCGAGCTGTTCACATTCCGGACATTTTCGAGGATGTCGAGTACGAATACTGGGAGGCGCAGAGACTGGGCGGGTTCAGGTCGCTGTTGTCGGTCCCGATGTTGCTCGACAACGACGTCGTCGGAGTCGTTTCGGTCTGGAGGAGCGAACTGCAACCTTTCGATGATGCGGAGATCGAACTCGTCTCCGTGTTTGCAGATCAAGCCTCGCTTGCATTTGAGACAAGCCGCCTGGTGGCGACCGTCGAACGCCAGCGAAGAGAACTAGCTCGCTATCTCCCGAGCCAGGTTGCCGATCTTCTCACGTCGTCGGACAACGAAGAACTCCTGGCCGGCCACCGGCGCGACATCACCGTCGTGTTCTGTGATCTCAGAGGTTTCACCGCGTTTTCGTCGACGGCGGAACCGGAGGAAGTGATCGGCGTTCTGGCCGACTACCACGAACACATGGGACGCCTGATAGTCGAGGCCGGCGGCACTCTGAGCGACTTCGCCGGAGACGGACTCATGGTGTACTTCAACGACCCGGAGCCAATGGAAGATCACATCGACCGTGCCATTGCCATGGCCCGCAGAATGCAAAGCGCCTTCCTGCCTCTTTCGGAGGAGTGGCAGCGGAGCGGCCACGATCTTGGACTTGGTGTCGGGATCGCTACCGGGTTCGCGACCCTAGGCCGCATCGGGTTCGAGGACCGTTTCCACTACGGGGCAATCGGCAGCGTCGTCAACCTGGCGGCGCGACTCTGCGGCGAGGCCGCGGCCGGAACGATACTCCTGAGCCAGCGAACTCGAGCCGGCGCCACCGACGTCGAGGAGACGTTGGAGATTGGGCCACTCGAGCTGAAAGGGTTCAGCCAACCCGTGCCCGCCTTCAAAATCGAAACGGCACCCTGA